From the genome of Thermoanaerobacterium sp. PSU-2, one region includes:
- a CDS encoding ABC transporter ATP-binding protein produces MYAIELNDVTKIYKIHRGKPTTLKDRIILRNKNLTEEFIPLKDVSLKVEKGESIGIIGENGSGKSTLLKLISKIIYPDKGEIITRGKVSSLIELGAGFHPDFTGRENIYVNASIFGFTKREIDKKIEEIISFSELEEFIDTPVRTYSSGMYMRLAFSVAINIDPDILLIDEILAVGDDHFQKKCFNKLHEFKRAGVTIVIVSHDLGSIERLCDKAVWIDKGIVKGEGNPRDVIRSYLDFVADRDNKKALETVENTTGKDTGEERIIGTGEIIITKVNLIGVDGEEKNTFKTGDEAIIKISYKRNSDVGNDVVFGMAVYNNNGLNCFGTNTHLDSINIKELKGEGEVLFRIKELNLLDGEYFLDVSCHRINGELYDYKKSVLTFNTYSETKEVGIFRLNHEWQIL; encoded by the coding sequence ATGTATGCTATAGAATTAAATGACGTAACAAAAATTTATAAAATTCATAGAGGTAAGCCAACTACATTAAAAGATAGGATTATATTAAGGAATAAAAATTTAACTGAAGAATTTATACCATTAAAAGATGTTTCTTTGAAAGTAGAAAAAGGAGAATCGATTGGCATAATTGGAGAAAATGGTTCAGGTAAAAGTACTCTTCTTAAGCTGATTTCTAAGATTATATATCCTGATAAAGGTGAAATTATAACAAGAGGCAAAGTATCGAGTCTTATTGAATTGGGGGCAGGTTTTCATCCTGATTTTACAGGGAGGGAAAACATATATGTTAATGCATCAATTTTTGGCTTTACAAAAAGAGAAATTGATAAAAAGATCGAAGAAATCATATCTTTTTCAGAATTAGAGGAGTTTATTGATACCCCTGTAAGGACATACTCATCAGGTATGTATATGAGGCTTGCATTCTCAGTTGCTATAAATATAGATCCGGATATACTTTTAATTGATGAAATATTAGCTGTTGGAGATGATCACTTTCAAAAAAAATGTTTTAATAAACTCCATGAGTTTAAAAGAGCTGGTGTGACAATTGTTATTGTATCTCATGATCTTGGTTCAATAGAAAGGTTATGTGATAAGGCGGTTTGGATTGATAAAGGTATTGTAAAAGGTGAGGGGAATCCTAGAGATGTAATAAGATCATATCTTGATTTTGTCGCAGATAGGGACAATAAAAAAGCGTTGGAAACAGTTGAAAATACCACAGGAAAAGATACAGGAGAAGAACGTATCATTGGGACAGGCGAAATAATAATAACAAAAGTTAATCTTATTGGTGTTGACGGCGAAGAAAAAAACACTTTTAAAACAGGTGATGAAGCTATAATTAAAATATCTTACAAACGTAATTCGGACGTAGGGAATGATGTGGTATTTGGGATGGCAGTATACAATAATAATGGATTAAACTGTTTTGGCACAAATACGCACCTTGATAGTATAAATATTAAAGAATTGAAAGGTGAAGGTGAAGTATTGTTTCGGATAAAAGAATTAAATCTTCTCGATGGTGAATATTTCCTTGATGTATCTTGTCATAGAATTAATGGAGAACTTTATGACTACAAAAAATCGGTTTTGACTTTTAATACATACTCAGAGACAAAAGAAGTCGGAATATTTAGGCTAAATCATGAATGGCAAATATTATAG